Proteins from a single region of Streptomyces spinoverrucosus:
- a CDS encoding GntR family transcriptional regulator, which translates to MTHPTTTPGLPTLGGRRSSYRERVADALRAALIAGELRTGEVYSAPALAARFGVSATPVREALLDLAKEGLVDAVPNKGFRVTAVSERQLDEYTHIRALIEIPTTVQLARTADPVALAGLRPVAEEIVTAAVAGDLIAYVEADLRFHLGLLALAGNEHLVEVVRDLRRRARLYGLTALVEQGRLQASAEEHLELLDALLARDERAVHAVMTRHLGHVRGLWAAPQPEQRPAPHA; encoded by the coding sequence ATGACGCACCCCACGACCACCCCCGGCCTGCCCACGCTCGGCGGCAGGCGGAGCAGTTACCGCGAGCGCGTCGCCGACGCCCTGCGTGCCGCCCTGATCGCCGGTGAGCTGCGCACCGGCGAGGTCTACTCGGCGCCCGCGCTCGCCGCCCGCTTCGGGGTCTCCGCGACGCCGGTGCGCGAGGCGCTGCTGGACCTGGCCAAGGAGGGCCTGGTCGACGCGGTGCCCAACAAGGGCTTCCGGGTCACGGCCGTCTCCGAGAGACAGCTCGACGAGTACACCCACATCCGTGCGCTGATCGAGATCCCGACCACGGTCCAACTGGCCCGCACAGCCGACCCGGTGGCGCTCGCCGGGCTGCGTCCGGTCGCCGAGGAGATCGTCACCGCGGCCGTGGCCGGCGACCTGATCGCCTATGTCGAGGCCGATCTGCGGTTCCACCTCGGCCTGCTGGCCCTCGCGGGCAACGAGCACCTCGTCGAGGTGGTCCGCGACCTGCGCCGCCGCGCCCGCCTGTACGGCCTGACCGCACTCGTGGAGCAGGGCCGGCTCCAGGCGTCGGCCGAGGAGCACCTGGAACTCCTCGACGCCCTGCTCGCCCGCGACGAGCGGGCCGTGCACGCCGTCATGACCCGCCATCTGGGCCATGTCCGCGGCCTGTGGGCCGCACCGCAACCCGAGCAGCGGCCGGCGCCGCACGCGTGA
- a CDS encoding methylmalonyl-CoA mutase subunit beta produces MTVLPDDGLTLAAEFSDATREQWQRLVAGVLRKSGKDVEGTAAEDALATTLEDGLRVRPLYTAHDAAPEPGLPGFAPFVRGARAEGNTLGGWDVRQRHATVDGGAVLADLENGVTSLWLVVGESGLPVSSLGRVLDGVYLDLAPVVLDAGREVEDAARELLRLYEERGVAGEAARGNLGADPLGFEARTGQSYDFSVVAGLARRCADEFPGLRALTVDALPYHEAGGSAAQELGCSLATGVAYLRALTEAGLSVEQACGQLEFRYAATADQFLTIAKLRAARRLWARVAEVCGGPGAQVQHVVTSPVMMTRRDPWVNMLRTTVATLAAGVGGADAVTVLPFDHALGLPDAFARRIARNTSTILIEESHLSRVIDPAGGSWYVERLTDELAHAGWEFFRTIERAGGQEAALRSGMVRERLAETWAARGAKLAKRREPVTGVSEFPHLAEKPVVREPAPEPPTGGLPRVRRDDAYEALRARSDAHLAATGSRPRIFLATLGPAAAHTARATFAANLFQAGGIEPVTEGTFEQSGASEACLCSSDELYAEQAEDHARELTAAGATHVFLAGKPGQYTGVDSYVFAGCDAVAVLSATLDRMGVS; encoded by the coding sequence ATGACGGTCCTGCCCGACGACGGGCTTACTCTGGCCGCCGAGTTCTCCGACGCGACCCGTGAGCAGTGGCAGCGCCTTGTGGCGGGCGTACTGCGCAAGTCGGGCAAGGACGTCGAGGGCACGGCCGCCGAGGACGCCCTGGCCACCACGCTGGAGGACGGACTCCGCGTCCGCCCCCTGTACACCGCCCACGATGCCGCGCCCGAGCCCGGCCTCCCCGGTTTCGCACCCTTTGTACGGGGCGCCCGGGCCGAGGGGAACACCCTCGGCGGCTGGGACGTACGGCAGCGGCACGCGACCGTCGACGGCGGCGCGGTCCTCGCCGACCTGGAGAACGGCGTCACCTCGCTCTGGCTGGTCGTCGGCGAGAGCGGCCTGCCGGTGTCGTCGCTCGGCCGGGTCCTCGACGGCGTCTATCTCGACCTGGCACCCGTGGTCCTCGACGCCGGACGCGAGGTCGAGGACGCGGCGCGGGAGTTGCTGCGACTGTACGAGGAGCGGGGCGTCGCCGGTGAGGCGGCGCGCGGCAACCTGGGCGCCGACCCGCTGGGGTTCGAGGCCCGCACGGGGCAGTCGTACGACTTCTCGGTCGTGGCCGGGCTCGCGCGCCGGTGCGCCGACGAGTTCCCGGGGCTGCGGGCGCTGACCGTGGACGCGCTGCCGTACCACGAGGCCGGTGGCTCGGCGGCGCAGGAACTGGGGTGCTCGCTGGCGACCGGAGTCGCGTATCTGCGGGCGCTGACCGAAGCGGGCCTGAGCGTCGAACAGGCCTGCGGGCAGCTGGAGTTCCGGTACGCGGCCACCGCCGACCAGTTCCTGACGATCGCCAAGCTGCGGGCGGCCCGCAGGCTGTGGGCGCGGGTCGCCGAGGTGTGCGGCGGGCCCGGGGCGCAGGTGCAGCACGTCGTGACCTCGCCGGTGATGATGACGCGCCGCGACCCGTGGGTGAACATGCTGCGCACCACCGTGGCGACGCTGGCCGCCGGTGTCGGCGGCGCCGACGCCGTGACCGTACTGCCGTTCGACCACGCGCTGGGCCTGCCGGACGCCTTCGCACGCCGGATCGCCCGCAACACCTCCACGATCCTCATCGAGGAGTCGCACCTGTCCCGGGTGATCGACCCGGCGGGCGGCTCCTGGTACGTGGAGCGGCTCACCGACGAACTCGCCCACGCGGGCTGGGAGTTCTTCCGCACGATCGAGCGCGCGGGCGGTCAGGAAGCCGCCCTGCGCTCGGGGATGGTCCGCGAGCGGCTCGCCGAGACCTGGGCCGCGCGCGGCGCGAAGCTCGCCAAGCGCCGCGAACCCGTCACCGGCGTCAGCGAGTTCCCGCACCTGGCCGAGAAGCCCGTCGTCCGCGAGCCCGCCCCCGAGCCGCCCACCGGCGGCCTGCCCCGGGTCCGCCGCGACGACGCCTACGAGGCGCTGCGCGCCCGCTCCGACGCCCACCTCGCCGCGACCGGCTCCCGCCCCCGGATCTTCCTGGCCACCCTCGGCCCGGCCGCCGCCCACACCGCGCGCGCCACCTTCGCCGCGAACCTCTTCCAGGCGGGCGGCATCGAGCCCGTCACGGAGGGCACCTTCGAGCAGAGCGGGGCGAGCGAGGCCTGCCTGTGCTCCAGCGACGAGCTGTACGCGGAGCAGGCCGAGGACCACGCCCGCGAGCTGACGGCGGCGGGCGCCACGCACGTGTTCCTCGCGGGGAAGCCGGGGCAGTACACGGGTGTCGACAGTTACGTCTTCGCGGGCTGTGACGCGGTCGCCGTGCTCTCCGCGACCCTCGACCGGATGGGAGTGTCCTGA